The bacterium region ACGGTGCTGCGGGCGGAGACCCTCACGCCCGAGTCCGTGACCGCCGGACTCGCGACCGGCGCGTTCTATGCGTCCACCGGCGCGGCGCTCGACGACGTGACCTTTGACGGCGACACCGCGGTGGTGCAGATCGCCCCGCCCGGCGCCCGCGAGGTGCGGTTCATGTGTGATCATCGGTGGGGCCGTCGCATCCGGGCGGACGGCCCGCCGCTCCGCGAGGCGTCCTACACGCTGCGCGGGCGCGAGCGGTATCTACGGATCGAGGTCGTGGCCCCGGACGGCGGGATGGCCTGGACGAATCCGCTGTTCGTGGAGCGCTAAGACCGGCGGCCGCCGGGAGGCCCATCGGACGCCGCAGAGACGGAGGGGCCGTCCTCGCCGCGCTCGACCACCGCACAGAAGACCGCGGCCACCCGCGGGTCGAACCGCGTGCCGGCGCAGCGTCTGATTTCCTCGACCGCTTCCGCGTGGGTGCGGGCCGGCCGGTACGGACGGGTCTCCGTCATCGCTCCGTAGGCGTCCACCACGGCCAGGATGCGGGCGCCGAGGGGAATCGCCTCGCCCCGCAGTTTGTCCGGGTAGCCGGTCCCGTCCCACCGTTCCTGGTGATGCCGGACGAACTTGGCCGCCCCACGCATCCGTTCGACGGAGTTGAGAATGTTTTCTCCGAGCACGGGTGCTGCTCCATGACCGCCCACCCTTTCGCCGTGAGGATGGTCGGCTTGCGCAGCACCGCGTCGCTCACGCCGATCTTGCCGATATCGTGCAGCCGGGCGGCCCAGCGAACGTCCTCGATGTCCTGCGCCGAACAGCCGAGCTCACGGGCGACGCGGGTGGCCAAGGCCACCATCCGCGCGCTGTGGCTCGCGGTATAGGCGTCGCGCGTCTCGATGGCGTGCGCGAGCGCGATGACCATCTGGACGTACGCGTCCTGGAGGCTCTGGTAGAGCGACGCACGCCGGATCGCGGTGCCGGCGACTTCGGCGATCCCTTCGAGCAGTCGGGCCTCCGCGGCGGTGAACGCCGTCCCGCCCGACGCCTTCAGGCGCGCCACGCACAGCGTGCCGATGATGCCTTCCTCGGAGCGCATCGGGACGAGCGCGAGCGGCCCGACCGCACGATACTCGTCGCGCTGCGCCAGCGCGCTTCGTCCTTCGCGGCTGAAGTCCGCGGTAACCAGCGGTACTCCCGTGTCGACCACGCGCCCGGAGAGCGTCCCGGCGCTCGGGAATTTCGATCCGGAGCGCTCCGCAGCGATCCCGGCGGTGTACGCGCGCGTAAACCCCTGACGGTCCGGGGTCTATTGACGCGGCGGACGCGCCGGCTCCGTTGACGCTGGCGTGTCTGTACCGGCGGACGCGGTTTGACCCCGCCATGCTCCGGCGCATCATCCAGAACCACGCGAAGGTGATCGCCGGCGACCACGTGTATGTGAGCCTCAGCGCCATGTTCCAGAACATGGCGCGGGCGGATCTCCAACGGTTCCTGGCGTCGGCAACGGAGCGCCGTGTGGGCGCCGGGGGGTTTTATTTTCACCAGGGCGAGCCGTCGACCCATCTCTATGTGCTGACGGAGGGAGAGGTCAAGCTGGTCCGGACCGACCCCGACGGGCGGAGCGCGATTCTCGGGGTGGCGGTGCCGACCGAGCCGTTCGGCCACGTTGGTGCCCTCGGAGGGACGCCCCGGACGGCGTCGGCGCAGGCCGTTCAGGATTCCCGCGCGCTGGCGTGGGATTCCGCGACCGTGCTGCAGGCAATGCTGACCGATCCGGGGCTGTCCTTGAACACCATCCGCGTGCTGGCGCACGAGATGCAGCGCGAGCGCTATCGCGCGCAGGATCTGGCAACCTTACCGGTCGAGCAGCGCCTGGCGCGGTTGCTGTTGCGGTTCGCGAGATCCCTCGGCCGTACGACGGCCCGCGGGGGAGTCACGGTCCGGCTTGCCCTGTCGGGACAGGATCTGGCCGACATGATCGGGACGACCCCGTATACGGTGAGCCGGATTCTCGCCGGCTGGCGGCGCGCGGAGATCGCGGACGTGCGCCGCGAGCAGATTGTCGTATTCGACCGGAAGCGCCTCGCCGCGGCCGCCGGCGTGCGGCGGGCAGGAGCGGCACCGGCGGTCCGCCGGCGCGGGCCGAGGGTCGACCGCTAGGTCGCCGGCCGGGCCCGGGGTTCCGTCGCCGCCGGCACGGTGCGTCAGCCCGCGGCCTCGACGGCGCGGGCGAAGCGCTCCGTGATCGCCTGCGGCATCGTGATCGCGCGGCCGACGACGACGGCCCACGCTCCCGCACGCCTCGCGGCCGCCGCGTCCTCGGGGGTGTGAATCCGTCCCTCGGCGATGAGCGGGACGGACAGCGCGGCCGCGAGGTCCTCGACGAGCTCGAGATCAGGACCGGCCAGTTGCCGGCTGTGCGGAGTATAGCCCGCCATGGTCGTCGCCACCACATCGGCGCCGGCGGCTTCGGCCGCCATCCCTTCGTCGCGCGTCGACACGTCCGCCATGACGAGCACACGGCACTCCGCGTGGAGCCGTTCGATCAGGGGCCCGAGCGGCTCGGCGTGCGTCGCGCGCTCCCGCGTGGCCTGCACGGCGACGATTGCCGCTCCCGCCCGGGCGACGGCCTGCCCGGCTTCGAAGGTCGGTGTGATGTAGACCGGCGAGCCGGTGCGCTGCTTGAACAGACCCACGATCGGCACCCGCACCCGCGCCCGCGTCGCGGCGACGTCGTCCGGCCCGTCGATCCGGATCCCGGCGGCGCCGCCCAGCACCGCGCACTCGGCGAGCGCCGCGATGATGTCGGGGCGGCGAAGGGGGCTCGGCGCGGGCGCCTGGCACGAGACGATCAGGCGGCCGCGCAGGGAGGCGAGGAGCGGGGGGACGGAGGGGCTCACGGCGCGGCGCCGGCGGTTCAGACGCCGGCCGGCACGCCGGCCACGCGCATTTGCCAGGTGGCCGACAGCAACGCGAGAATCTGCGGCCTCAACTCCACCCCGGCGGCCCGCATCGCGAGCAGGACGCCGCCGACGGCCGGCGCGAATTGCGGCGGAACCAGTACCGCAGACGGCGCCAGGCGGGCCAGCGCGCGGCCGAGGGGCCGGAGGACCGTGGGGCCGGCCTCGAAGACTCCGCCGACCGGCCCGACCGGGACCGGTCCTTCCGGCCACTGGAGCTGGGCGATCACCGCGGCGACGAGGCGGGCCAGGGCCGCGGCGCCTTCCTCGACGAGCTCCCGTGCCACCTCATCGTCCTCGGCGGCGGCCCTGGTGACGGCGCGGGCGAGCGTGGCGATGCGGGACCGATCGATCCGTCCTTCGTAGAAGGCCATCGGGACGTCGGCGAGCGGCATCCCAACCGCCTCCGGCAGCCGCGCGGTCAGGATGGTGGAGCGGCCGGTTCCGTCGCGGGCGTGCAGGGCGGCACGCACCGCGCCGCAGCCGAGGGCGAAGCCGCTGCCCTCGTCGCCGAAGATGTATCCCCAGCCGCCGGTCCGGGCCTGCCGCCCGCCTGGGTCTTCACCGAACGCGACCGATCCGGTGCCGGCGATCACGATCACGCCGGGCCGCCCGGCCAGCGCGGCGGACCAGGCGATGACCGCGTCGTTTTCCACCAGGACGATGGCGGCGCCGAGCGCGTCTTTGACCACCTCACCGAAGACGCGGGCCTGCTCGGTGCCGCGCGTAATGCCGGTCATCCCGAACTGCGCCGCCCGAAACGTCATGGGCCCGAGGCCCGCCGCGGCGAGGGCCTGGCCGACGGCGCCGGTCACGGCCCCCCGCGCCCGGTCGCGCCCGCCCGGCGCCAGAATGTGATTGCTCGGGCCAGAATGCCCGATGCCGACCACCGCGCCGTCCGAGGTGGCCACGGCGCAGGTCGTGCCGGATGCACCGCCGTCAAGGCCGAGGAAGTACTCCATCGCGGCGCGACGCTACCGGCGGGCGAAGAGCACGGCGAGCATCAGGGTGATCCAGGTGCCGAGCATCAGCGTGACGAGGCGGAAAAAGACGGCGTCGATGTTGCGATCGAGGTCGCCGAGGCGTCCCTCTATCGCGATGAGGCGCCGGTCGACCTGTTCGTAGGCGCCCTCGAGATGTGCCAGGCGAATTTCGATGGCATTTGTCCCCATCGGCATCCCTTCTTCCACCCGACCGTCGCGTGCTCCCGCCGCGCGACAATTGGGACGAGCACGAATATCATACCAACATGACGGACAAACTCCTGGGAGCATGCGGTGGGGGCGGCCGTTGAACTGTCGAGTGCAGCGTCTATAGGACCTTCGACCGACGCGGGCACTGCCGAGGCAATGGTAGAGTGGGCACGAAGATCGTACCTCCCGGCCAGCGATGATAAACTCCCGGCACCGGCCAAGGCGACGGGCGCGGAAGCGATCCGGTTGGGCTCAGGCGGGGGTCAAAGACAATGTATGCAACGGCGATCTTCGCGCTTATCGTCTTGTGGGCGGTCGGCCTCATCGCGGTGCTTCATGGAACGATGTGGAGAATGATCCTCGCGGTCCTCGTCTCCTCCGCGGCCTTGGTCGTCACGGTGGGTACTG contains the following coding sequences:
- a CDS encoding BadF/BadG/BcrA/BcrD ATPase family protein; this encodes MEYFLGLDGGASGTTCAVATSDGAVVGIGHSGPSNHILAPGGRDRARGAVTGAVGQALAAAGLGPMTFRAAQFGMTGITRGTEQARVFGEVVKDALGAAIVLVENDAVIAWSAALAGRPGVIVIAGTGSVAFGEDPGGRQARTGGWGYIFGDEGSGFALGCGAVRAALHARDGTGRSTILTARLPEAVGMPLADVPMAFYEGRIDRSRIATLARAVTRAAAEDDEVARELVEEGAAALARLVAAVIAQLQWPEGPVPVGPVGGVFEAGPTVLRPLGRALARLAPSAVLVPPQFAPAVGGVLLAMRAAGVELRPQILALLSATWQMRVAGVPAGV
- a CDS encoding putative N-acetylmannosamine-6-phosphate 2-epimerase, with translation MSPSVPPLLASLRGRLIVSCQAPAPSPLRRPDIIAALAECAVLGGAAGIRIDGPDDVAATRARVRVPIVGLFKQRTGSPVYITPTFEAGQAVARAGAAIVAVQATRERATHAEPLGPLIERLHAECRVLVMADVSTRDEGMAAEAAGADVVATTMAGYTPHSRQLAGPDLELVEDLAAALSVPLIAEGRIHTPEDAAAARRAGAWAVVVGRAITMPQAITERFARAVEAAG
- a CDS encoding Crp/Fnr family transcriptional regulator; translated protein: MTLACLYRRTRFDPAMLRRIIQNHAKVIAGDHVYVSLSAMFQNMARADLQRFLASATERRVGAGGFYFHQGEPSTHLYVLTEGEVKLVRTDPDGRSAILGVAVPTEPFGHVGALGGTPRTASAQAVQDSRALAWDSATVLQAMLTDPGLSLNTIRVLAHEMQRERYRAQDLATLPVEQRLARLLLRFARSLGRTTARGGVTVRLALSGQDLADMIGTTPYTVSRILAGWRRAEIADVRREQIVVFDRKRLAAAAGVRRAGAAPAVRRRGPRVDR
- a CDS encoding HD domain-containing phosphohydrolase, with the translated sequence MRGAAKFVRHHQERWDGTGYPDKLRGEAIPLGARILAVVDAYGAMTETRPYRPARTHAEAVEEIRRCAGTRFDPRVAAVFCAVVERGEDGPSVSAASDGPPGGRRS